A single region of the Gemella sp. zg-570 genome encodes:
- a CDS encoding PRD domain-containing protein, whose product MSELNNRELELIKVLTEASNYLPVHVIAERLKISTKTIYRDIEKLTSKRSDLIFEKKRGKGIKLNISKISLNTLQIQKVSRYSIEERRIKMLLRLLRNSKNFISIESLSEKYYVSKSSIVNDLNYISIYLLGDTLSIAKTRQGTKIVGEEKDIRAKIVSLMDTYSFISDDEKTSEYYSERINSATIKELSAKFDVNKLEKIEYIVNKYEGRLPYTIGDLYYTNLVVHILIAIERIKSGNYIDVNENKVGTDENYYREAVNIAKSLEEEFAIKFPKSEIYYIYQYLVSTGVGEINYGNSIPVEQNIEDIANRFLANINSSNLFKIDKNEHIYYVFKLHIRALIKRLKYNIEIKNSLAEKIKLDYKDIFLAVKNLAKETLSNNISDDEVAYLTVYVQSILEDNISHKNVVLVCHSGFGTSQFLKKRLETIFTKLNIVDVVSSRELKGYNLKNVDYIISTVKLDIEYKNIINVNVLLVDEDINLINKTIFGE is encoded by the coding sequence ATGTCAGAGTTAAACAATAGAGAATTAGAACTCATTAAAGTATTAACTGAGGCAAGTAATTATCTACCTGTGCATGTTATTGCAGAAAGATTAAAAATTTCTACTAAAACTATTTATAGGGATATAGAAAAGTTGACTTCTAAAAGGAGTGATTTAATCTTTGAGAAAAAGAGGGGAAAAGGAATAAAACTAAATATCTCTAAAATATCCTTAAATACTTTGCAAATACAAAAAGTTTCCAGATATTCCATAGAAGAAAGAAGAATTAAAATGTTGCTAAGACTACTAAGAAATTCTAAAAATTTTATTTCTATTGAATCTTTATCGGAAAAATACTATGTAAGTAAGTCAAGTATTGTCAACGACCTTAACTATATAAGTATCTATCTTTTAGGAGATACTCTCTCAATAGCAAAGACTAGACAGGGTACTAAAATAGTTGGTGAAGAAAAAGATATCAGAGCCAAGATAGTTAGTTTAATGGATACCTACTCCTTTATTTCTGATGATGAAAAAACTTCTGAATACTATTCAGAAAGAATTAATAGCGCCACTATAAAAGAACTCAGTGCAAAATTTGATGTTAACAAGTTAGAAAAAATTGAATACATCGTAAATAAGTACGAGGGTAGACTACCATACACTATTGGTGATTTATATTATACAAACTTGGTCGTTCATATCTTAATTGCTATCGAAAGAATAAAATCGGGTAATTATATAGACGTAAATGAAAATAAGGTTGGGACTGATGAAAATTATTATAGAGAGGCAGTTAATATAGCAAAGTCTCTTGAAGAAGAATTTGCAATAAAATTTCCTAAGAGTGAAATTTACTACATCTATCAATATTTAGTTAGTACGGGAGTTGGAGAAATAAATTATGGCAACAGCATTCCAGTAGAACAAAATATAGAAGATATAGCAAATAGATTTTTAGCAAATATTAATTCGAGTAATCTTTTTAAAATTGATAAGAACGAACATATCTATTACGTTTTCAAACTACATATCAGAGCCTTAATAAAAAGACTTAAATATAATATAGAAATCAAAAATTCTTTGGCAGAAAAAATAAAGTTAGACTATAAAGATATCTTCCTTGCTGTAAAAAATTTAGCAAAAGAAACTTTAAGTAATAATATTTCTGATGATGAGGTGGCCTATCTTACGGTCTATGTTCAATCTATCTTAGAAGACAATATAAGCCATAAAAATGTAGTTCTTGTTTGTCATAGTGGTTTTGGTACATCACAATTCCTTAAAAAACGGCTAGAAACAATATTTACTAAACTAAACATAGTAGATGTTGTGTCATCAAGAGAACTAAAAGGTTATAACTTGAAAAATGTTGATTATATAATCTCTACCGTCAAATTAGATATAGAATACAAAAATATAATTAATGTA
- a CDS encoding VOC family protein, giving the protein MKQRMAHTCYRVADLEKSIKFYTEAFDFKVSRKRDFPEYKFTLVYLTLPDDAYELELTYNYGHGAYEIGNGYGHIAIAVENLEELHAKHKDGGYNVTELKGLPGSPAGYYFITDPDGYKVEVIRFKY; this is encoded by the coding sequence ATGAAACAACGAATGGCACATACTTGCTACCGAGTAGCAGATTTAGAAAAATCTATAAAATTTTATACAGAAGCATTTGATTTTAAAGTTAGTAGAAAACGTGATTTCCCAGAATACAAATTCACCCTAGTTTATTTAACTTTACCAGATGATGCTTACGAGTTAGAACTAACTTACAACTACGGACATGGAGCCTATGAAATAGGGAATGGTTATGGGCATATTGCCATAGCAGTAGAAAACTTAGAAGAATTACATGCTAAGCACAAAGATGGAGGCTATAATGTTACAGAACTAAAAGGACTACCAGGTAGCCCTGCTGGTTACTATTTCATTACAGACCCTGACGGTTATAAAGTAGAAGTCATAAGATTTAAGTATTAA
- a CDS encoding DegV family protein: MKKIAILVDSTAYLTEEFRKKENLRVVYLTITLAGRTRRELLDIKLDEYQKYLTAENKVFPTTSQPPIGEVVIALEKFKEEGYTDVIAIGLSSGISGTYSSYNTAALMVAGINVHPFDSEVSCQAEGFYVTKTCKLIEEGKNPKEIIAELNEMKKNSKALFIVDDLSHLQRGGRLSQTQALVGNLLQVKPILHFDNKVIVPYQKIRTYKKAINKIYEVFGEFYSENKGKNIHVCIIHTKAEDRADDMEDYIKENYPDVKILKDEIGPVIATHLGLGAIGFAWTVL; encoded by the coding sequence TTGAAAAAAATAGCAATACTTGTAGATTCTACAGCTTATCTCACTGAAGAATTTAGAAAAAAAGAAAATTTAAGAGTAGTATATCTTACTATTACACTAGCAGGAAGAACTAGAAGAGAATTATTAGATATTAAACTAGATGAATACCAAAAATATTTGACAGCAGAAAATAAGGTTTTTCCTACAACATCACAACCTCCGATAGGAGAGGTAGTAATCGCCTTAGAAAAATTTAAGGAAGAGGGCTATACAGATGTAATAGCCATAGGTCTATCAAGTGGCATAAGTGGAACTTACTCATCTTACAATACTGCTGCTCTCATGGTTGCTGGTATAAATGTACACCCATTTGATTCTGAAGTATCATGCCAAGCAGAAGGATTTTATGTAACTAAAACCTGTAAGCTAATAGAAGAAGGAAAAAATCCCAAGGAAATTATTGCAGAATTAAATGAAATGAAAAAAAATTCTAAAGCCCTTTTTATTGTTGATGATTTAAGTCATCTTCAAAGAGGGGGACGACTTAGTCAAACTCAAGCCCTAGTTGGAAATTTATTACAGGTAAAACCAATACTACATTTTGATAATAAGGTTATTGTACCCTATCAAAAAATTCGTACTTATAAAAAAGCAATAAATAAAATATATGAAGTCTTTGGAGAATTTTATTCAGAAAACAAGGGAAAAAACATCCATGTTTGTATTATCCATACCAAAGCAGAAGATAGGGCAGACGATATGGAAGATTACATCAAGGAAAATTATCCCGATGTAAAAATTTTAAAAGATGAAATAGGACCCGTCATAGCAACTCATTTAGGTTTAGGAGCCATAGGTTTTGCTTGGACAGTATTATAG